AAGGCAAATTTAAAAGtgaagttcgggctgccgagttgttGAGAAAAGTCAGAATTGACATTCAGTCACCCGTGGAAGCTACGGTGATTTTTGGTTCGGCCGCCCAAAATCAAGTCAACTTTCTAACCGGTcaatagttcggtcgcccaaggtgttttgaacaccaggggttcggtcacccaaaacctCACAAGTTTGGCCGTTTGCATCCTAACTTAATTTAATTGACTCCcttaataatatatgtgatattgggaactatcttacgtgtaagtgtaaggacctaaggtctttgagttagccccaaaaatccaacgtcggtcgaccgaagggtgccctaaggtcgttcggtccctatggtcaatcaaCGATCTTgttgagcattaaaccctatcatgcatgcagatgcattattacaaaccatattattacaaaccaactaaaaaatgaatgcaaatacaataaaaaataggtcttcattctttcaattcttcagacgccataaatgaggcttgatcttcatagtctgtATGGTTTGCTTGAGTTCGTACCAATAGTGCATGCTTaggatgaacctgttcaagagacttagtgcacaggtgagaaatattggttttgtcataattaaaatgggatcagactcatagagtcaacagggAATCCTAAAAAGCAATAAGGTACTTCAAAATCAAcaaatgtagttcaagaaggaaattcatatTACACTGATGGTGCCACACCTTCAGTTTCTTCGGGGTCGGATCGCCTTAATGgctcttggatcctagactccacatgttcttaccatatgactcaaaacaaggagtggttcagcactcaCAGGTTTAGTAATTATGGGCAATGATGTATCATGCAAAATCATTGGCATATAAAATCAAAATGTTTAATGGTGTTGTGATGATGCTCTAAGAACTCAATGTGATGTAAGACATATTTTGGACCTACGAAAGAGtctaatttcattaggcactttggacTGTATGGACTCACTTACAAGTCCTAAAGTGGAGTTATAAAGGTGTGCAAAGGCAATCTAATAGGGATGAAAAGGCAAAAGTCAGATGGAAACATTTATTCACTGTTGGGTTGATACCAATTGGTGGTGGTGCATGTATCTTACTTAAAGGTGTAGGATGTGTGGGACTCTAACAAGTGCATCATAAATTGAACAAAATAGCTTATCATCATACATGTATTACAAAAATCTTGATCATATAATAATGATTTAGACTATAATTTTGCTAGACGTCTTTTATAAGGCAAACTCAATGAGTTAAAATGGACAGTAACTAACAAAGTTACACCTCAATCACCATTACACATGTCCTTGGCTCAATGATATTAATAAATGTAAACCTTTCAAAGCTAAAAGTCACAAGTTAAAATAACGAACACAATCCTTTTTCAAGTTGGGTAGTGGGAGTTCTTATCATCGATTAGACCCCAAATGTTGTTGGCTGTAGCTGAGGTACAAAATGAGCCAAGATATCATCAGCTAACCCAGTTCATAATTAAGGCCATGTAAGAATAACTTGTCAAACCAAACATCAAATTAAGGGCAAAATAAAGGTTCAAATCATACCAATGTACTAAACCAGAAAATTACACATGACCAAATATTTAACTAGTTATTAATTAAAGTTGTATACGTATGGGTTGGTGCATAATTAACATCAGCAATACCCAACCATCTCCCGCTTGAGAATATTGTTTTCTATTTCAAAAGAATATTTTCtgtttcatttttattctcttcttCTATTAGTTTGTTGCCAACAAATATTTCTAGCTTGCTGCCTTGTATATATACAAGTATGCGATGACTGTtcatgtgacaacccgaataataatgtgttttaaataataaagaggaagggaaatgggaacagtaacagaaagaggaagtcgacttcatcgacgaacgcttcacgttcgtcgacgtCATTGAACTTTaaaaggaataaccgagggaatcattagggcttcatcgacgaatacaaagGAGTCGTTGATgaaggtataagagaattcgtcgacgaggagatatcgagagaggtttttaagcagactgaatttcgtcgacgaggagtggatttcatcaacgaaattattaaaggactcgtcaatgaatgacgtggctcgtcaacgaatccagtcctataaatactaaaaatctggatttttactTCAAAgttaagctaactctctcctctctctctctctctctctcctctctctctctctctctctctctctctctctctctctctctctctctctccccttcggctctctctctctctttcttcaatttcaagCCAAATTTATGCCAGATCgacaatttgaagccaccacgacgctcctagggaagttctctccaaatctgtcgaagcggatcgttggtgaaagtaagttagaaatcatccctgaattgaggtaaggctttttaagccaaatttggtcttatgatagttataggaaataatgtacacctgaaaatactgaagtttagttctgcgaattttaatttttagggtattgatcaggaaatcctacgggggttagactagaatattttgggggctttctcagtagtcaggtaagggaataaactaaagtagttacttTTCacccaaattattattatttatgagcaacttaatttcctgaaaatatttacaatatttgaatattatgaaataaatgcacatttgggaaaaatactgctattatcttgaaacgtgtatatatgtatgagatgccagaaatcatgatttttagaatacaatgtatggttttatacgacaaatgtgtggcatgaatattattttacgtggagaaatattatgatatgataatgatatgaatgaagtatgttttgagaaattatgaaagtatacagtacattatgacgttgacaaatacatgataaattgattattttcaaaatgatgtatttatgtatgatttcagcgcgaggccatatttatgaaacgatcggcacgaggccgtatttatgaaacgattgacatgaggccgtatttatgaaatgatcaacacgaggctgtatttatgaaatgtttggcacgagaccatatttatgaaattatgaaagatgttatattatcatgcactatatgttataagaacctggatgttagtttagttcagttcaggtgtttggtaccgtagcttatagatcagaaatctatgttcagattagtgctaaccaccccacgaaggggtgggagatggatagtcaatatGGCTTTTAATAGAGTGTGGATgttcacctggcagtccagaccaaggTGCGgcggacccatcatacttacagacatttttgactcggcagtggtcagctagccattgtcggatcccaccttcgggctacacaacccgtcatggggggtaatacatgacaccagctgaCTATTCATCCTAGATATgtttttcagtattatcagttataacagatgttttatgtatgatatgatttattagtaaatgtgaaagtatatgattatttagcaCGATATGATGAAtatttacagaaatatgaaatgtactgtatatgtaaaattgccttaaatattcatgttgtcacacagctgtatttagtttatttcccttactgaaaagtgtctcacccctgaaaattaaatgatttttcaggagaccttgagAGACCAGCAGGTCGTGGCTGTCGCTAAGCTTAtagagttaccccactaggagggtaataTTTTGTACTAAGATCAGGAGTATTTTTGTTATATGATCCTAGAGttgttttgatattttggaggttGTACATGAATAAAgcattttgatgatgtagtaaactctggtattatgctttttTTCGTTGGAtgattgaaattttatatttactgctgcttaggtttccgctgtgaatgacaggtgtccccgttacccacgggtttgggttgacttttaaatttattatgtttcattttatattaagtaatttgaggtcgttacagttcaTGCATAAAAAAAGGAATACAATAATATTTCAATTTATCTTCTTTGCTGTATTTTCTCCTGCTCTTCCTTTTTTTCtatcatggtatcaaagcatctTTAGGACTTACGTCCCTTTGCTTGAGCTCTCAGCCTGAAGCTCGCAACACCCTCTTCATGGCTGATCTTCCCACTAGATCCTCCTCTCATCAACAATCGTCTGTTACTGTGCTTCCACCTTCCATCAATCTAATTACAGTTAAGCTAAACCATGACAATTATTTATTGTGGAAGGCGCAAATCATTCCTTATCTCAAAGGCCAGAATCTATATTGATACATTGATGGCTCTATCGTCCCTCCTCCTCCACTCAACAAACCATCATCTGAATATCTCGCCTGGCAACAACAAGATCAAGCCATCATCAGCTTTATGATTTCCTCTCTTTCTGAGACACTAATCGCTCATGTTCTCACGGCTACCTCTTCTCATGAGGTATGGGAAATTCTTGAAGATCTATTTGCTACAAAATCAAATGATAGTATCATGCAAGTTCAGTTACAGCTCACCACTCTCAAGAAGGGCTCAGATTCCATCGCTGAATACTACTGTCGTGCAAAGCTGCTTCAGGACTCTCTTGCCATGGTTCGTAAAATTATTTCATTGTCCGACTTCATAACTTTTCTCCTGGCTGGTTTAGGCTTAGATTATGACTCCTTTGTTAAGTCCATCTCCACTCGTGTGGATCCTCTCACACCTGCTCAAGTTTATAATTATCTACTTACGCATGAGAATAGATAAAATCATCAGAGCTCCACCCTTACAGCTTCCCCTGAGTTCTCTACTAACTCCACTCAGAAAAAATATGGGTCCAGCTTCTCTCGTGGTTGTGGCTTCTCATATGTCCAAGGATACTTCAGAGGTCGTACGTGGTGGTCGTGGCAGGCGTGGTGGTTGTCATTTCTCCTCCTCCCCTGTCCCTCTCTCACCCAATCGTCCTACATGTCAGGTGTGTCATAAGAATGGCTATACTGCTCTCACCTGCTACCACAGATTTAACTTTAACTACTAGTCCCCCCCCCTCCACCCTCTCTCTCGGCACATCTTACTTCAGGCCCACATCTTCAACAACCTACTCCCACTCCAGCTGACCCCAACTGGTATCCTGACTCTGCAACTACCCATCACTTCACCCATGACTTCTCCAATCTATCTCTTAACTCATCTGAATACAAGGGTGATGAACGGGTTCGTGTCGGTGATGGCTCTTCTCTTCTGATTCATCATGTTGGAAGCTCCACCATCCCATCTTCAAATGGGAGTATACATCTCTCCAAACTCTATcatgttcatttaatttctaaaaatttaatttttgttcagaAATTGTGTGAAGATTATTctgtatattttgagtttcactCTTCCTTTTTTTGTGTGAAGGATTCCCATACCCAGAAAGTTCTCCTTCACGGTCCTACTAGGGATGGCATGTACGTGTTTCCATCATCTTCACCTCAAGCTCATGTTGGTAAGCATGTCTCTCCCTCTTAGTGGCATGCTCGGCTAGGCCACCCTTCCATTCAACTAGTCCACAGAATAATCTCTCATATGTCTCTGCCTACCACTTCCTCGTCATCCTTGGGTTTATGTTCATCGTGTTGCAAAGCCAAACTACATCAGCTTCCATATGGCAAATCGCCTCATCGTTCACCTACTCGTCTTTCTCTTATTTTCTCTAATCTTTGGGGCCCTACACTATTACTCTCTCGTGGCAATTTTCGTTATTATGTTTCATTTGTTGATGACTATAGTAGATTTACTTGGATTTTTCCATTAAAATGTAAATCTGATGTCGTTTCaacttttctattttttaaacaCCATGTAAAGACCCTCTTTAATACAAAAAATTGTTCATTACAATCTGATTGGGGTGATGAATTCTGAACTCTTAATATTGTGTTAAAATCCTTTGGTATTTGCCATCACATTTCGTGTCCTCATGCTCACTCACAAAATGGTTCGGTTGAACAGAAACACAGACACATTATGGAAATAGGTCTTGCTCTTCTCTCTCATTCATCCTTACCTCACTCTTACTGGTCTGATGCATTTGTCACTGCTGTTTTTTTAATTAATCGCCTCCCCACTCTCATATTAAATAACAAATCCCCATTTGAGGCATTATTCATCACAAACCTGATTACacgtttttaaaaaatttcggttgccaatgctggcctaattTGAGGCCATATAATAATCACAAAATAAGCTTCAGATCTCTTCCATGTGTCTTTCTTGGATATAGCTCTTCTCATCGTGGCTATCTGTGTTTTCATGTTCCTATTGTCGGCATGTACATCTCCCGGGATGTTCTGTttgatgaaaatattttcccattCTCTACTTCCCACTCAGTTGACTTTTCGCAATCCACGGTCCAACCCAACCCATATCATGTTTCCTTTCTCCCCATTTCTATGCTTCAGCCCATTGACTCTTTGTTCTCTACCCACTCATCCTCTCAACCCAGCCCACCTATCTCCCCTACTGCCACTTGGCCTCCAACCCACTCTCCCTCTCTTGGCTCCTAAGCCCAAATTCCCTCTGTTGTACCCGACCCCTCTCTTCAGTCTAGCCCATCCACTCCAGTTTCTAGGGCGTCTCTCGATCCCCCTTCGTCATCATCCTTCTCACCACCTACTTCTCTTTCCTGCCCTACAATCCCCTCCTCATCGATATATCCTATGTAAACTAGAGCCAAATTCAACAAGTTTTGCCCTAAACTCCGAACTGATGGCACCGTTTTATAGCCTCCGCCTCGCGGCCATACCTCTTTGGTTGCTATTCCAAAGGAGCCAACCTCTGTTACTCAAGCCTCCGGTTTCCTGAATGGCGGCAAGCTATGCAGCTAGAGTTTGATGCACTCATGTCCACCAATACCTAGTCACTGGTTCCTCCTTCCTCCAATCAGAATGTTGTTGGATGTCGATGGATCTTTAAGACTAAGCATCTATCCAATGGTTCCATCGAGCGACGTAAGGCACGCCTGGTTGCTAAAGGTTACAGTCAGCTTGCAGGTTTTGATTACACTGAAACATATAGTCCTGTAGTCAAACCTACTACTATTAGGTTGGTTCTCTCAATCGCTGTTTCATCTGGTTGGCTGATTCATCAGTTGGACGTTCAAAATGCTTTTTTACATGGTATTCTTGATGAGCACGTCTTTATGACTCAACCGCCTAGGTTCATACATCCTCAATTACCTCACTATGTCTGTAAACTCAATCGGGCTctatatggtctcaaacaagctccctgTGCCTGGTATGCACGACTCAGCTCTCGTTTGCTAGAATTGGGGTTTACTATTCAAAATTAGatgcctatttatttatttatttatcatcatcaatcAGTAACTGTGTACTTCCTTGTCTATGTTGACGATATTTTGCTCAAAAAGACGAACATGCTTAACTGCAAGCCGGTCAGCACCCATATGTCTTCATCCACAAAGTTATCTGCTTTTGACTCCACTCATGTACCTGATTCTACGTTATATCGTTCTGTAGTGGGCAGTTTGCAATACTTACTCTTCACCAAGCCAGACCTCGCATTTTCTGTCAATCATGTTTGTCAATACATGCATGCTCGATGTGTATCTCATTGGCAGAGTGTTAAGCGCATTTTACGCTATTTCAAGCATACTTTTCATTATGGCTTACTTCTGCAATCTTATACACCCTCATCTTTGGCTACCTACACCGATGTCGATTGGGCAGGGTGTCCAGATGACAGAAAGTCAACTGGCAGTTATTGTGTCTTTTATGGACGCAACTTAGTGTCATAGAGCTCAAAGAAGCAATCTACTATAGCTAGGTCCAGTACAGAGGCAAAATACAAGGCTTTTGCTCATGGAACTTGTGAATTATTGTGGTTACAATCTCTCTTatctgaattgggtattttctcATCCTCACCTCCAACACTTTATTGTCATAACTTGGGAGCGACTTACCTCTCTATGAATCCTGTGATGCATTCTCACACCAAACATGTAGATGTTGACCATCACTTTGTACGTGATCGGATTCAGGCCAAAGCCCTTCaggtttcatttctctcaagcgAGGATCAgcttgttgggcttttgtggagcccagttgtgttttaatttgggtGCCACCTCGACCCCTATTTATTTGAGTACTGCTTGTACTTGTGAGCGTTGCCCCCGGGAaaaatttttggagcccattcggaacggaaccctaggcccAACATATAAAAGGGATTGCTTTCGAGTGATTAGGGTTGGcgtggttgtacctgcgagagagcgagagggagagcattatATCGCCGCACTTTTTGTGTTTTCTttctgataatattgaaatccctacaactccgtggacgtaggcaaaattaccgaaccacgtaaatattgtcttgtgcgtgagattgattttctttggcgttattttttctttattttgtttctcacaggtttcgggaatttgttcctTATTCCCAACACAGCTAGCTGATATTTTCACAAAGCCCTTATCATCTTCCAGATTTGCTTCTCTCAGATCGAGCCTCACTATTCTTCTAGACCTGCTAGGCTCGCAGGGGCGTATCAGCAATACCCAACCATCTCCCGCTTGAGAATATTGTTTTATGTTTCAAAAGaatattttctgtttcttttttaTTCTCCTCTTCTGTTAGTTTGTTGCCAGCGAATATTTCTGGCTTGCTGCCCAGTATATATACTGGTGTGCGATGGCTGTTCATGCATGAAAAAAGGAATACAATAATATTTCGATTTATCTTCTTTGCTGTATTTTCTCCTGCTCTTCCTTTTTTTCTATCAAACTGCAAATGCTAGAAGAACAAAATTAATTACCGGTTCAGATTAAAAGAATACAACCCTTTTAGGAAGGAGATAAGAGTTCTCTGCACATCAGATGTTTTGCCTTTCGGTCTATATCATCACGTTGTCTTTATTCTTATCTCATCTGCTTACTCTCCAAAGCGACAAATGTCATCTCATGTCACTGAGATTTTGCAACTGGCCGGGAATGGAAATTTGGCAGCCGAAATGGTGCAACTGCACTGGTTATAGCACAATCTTCTATGCATTTCTTTTTAAGAGAAGATAAAACATGAGCCATggcataaaaatgaaataaaataataaaaagagtaGAATATTCTTTCATTAATTTCAGGTTGTGGAGTCTGTGGAGAGTACCATTTTGTGTGGTGGGGGGTGTAAGGAATCTCATGTATAATATAATGCAAAGGCATCTTAGCCCACTTTCAAGTTTGATCCCCGCCCTTTTCATACTTCCTTTTTTTGCAGTTCTGCTATACTGCGCGCAAAAGAAACAACACGTACTCTGGAAAGAAAAAATCTTGGCTATAAAGCTAGAGGAGATCTCCTCTCAGCTGTGTGCATGTGTTTAGCTAGGCTAGCACATAACTAACCAAGAGATGGGAGAGGGGAAGGAGATAGCAGGAGGGGGAAAAGTAATGGATGTTAGTCTGAAGGAGCTGTCAAGGAAGCTTGAGGAATTTGCCATGGCTAGAGACTGGGAGAGGTACCATAGTCCCAGGAATTTGCTCCTTGCTATGGTAACTAAATTTTATACACATATGCCCCCTAGTCTGCCTCctacaaattataattaattaatttcctaTATTAATACTGGCATCATCATTTTGACATCTCAGAGTTTTAATTTAGTCatcatcttctttaatttttaaccatatatACCAAAGTTtgctgcatgcatgttcatatgcATTAATTTGTTTCTGGTGACAGTTCATCTTCCTGCCATGAAAATTAAATGCAACATTTTTCTTCTATGAAGTAATATTTGAATGTTTACTAATATACGATCAAGACTCCAGCTTTAACAGAAAACCCCATCTTTCGAGTGCTGAAGCCTTTTTCCTTATCATATTACTGCAAAGCCTTTCTTTTTTCGTTTGCAATTTTCTTAATTTGTTGTCATCATCgacctctttcttcttcttgataCTCTAAAAGAACATTCATTCTCAAAATTAATGTATTGATATAATATCACGCATGCCATATAATGCTAATAATACATCATCATCCATATAGGATATACATGGATGGCATCAAATAATTAAGTTTTAGATATGCATGCAgcataaaattaataaatatttttgttttgATGGACGGATGTGGATGCGGGATGAATACGTAGGTCGGAGAAGTGGGGGAGTTATCAGAGATATTCCAATGGAGAGGGGAGGTGGAGAGAGGGTTACCGGACTGGGAGGAAGCAGAGAAGGAGCATCTGGGAGAGGAGCTGTCTGATGTGCTGCTGTATCTCGTAAGGCTGGCTGATATGTGTGCCATTGATCTTGCTGATGCTGCCTCCAAAAAGCTTCTCAAGAATGCTGTTAAATACCCACCTACTACTATTGCTTAGTTAAGCTCTTTCAGAAGCTATTCTATCAGCCGCTTACTGGCAAGACACTGCTTAAATGCCCTTCAAATTAATATATGTTCACAATGAaactaactctctctctctctctctctctcaattgtAAATACTGAATATATAAATATAGGGAAATAATATTGGCACTCAAAAAAGAAAACCCCATTGGCACTCCATCATTCTTTTCTTGACAAATTTGTTACAATTTTGTGGGCTCGCAAGTATTTCATAGCCTATTTTTATAAAACTTGATCAAATTAAAAGCTTGTGGAATTATTAATGTAAATCCAATGACACTATTCCTTTTTTCCACACataataaaatgacaaatttgtctctctgttttttttttttctttacttttcccTGGTAGAGTGAAATCAAGGAACAAAAGTAAAAGTCAAAAAGTCAAAATAGTCATTTAATGCTCCTATAAATAATTGTAGTGTGTCCTTGGTAATTTTTGAAGTGCTAATAAAAGTAAATGCATACCCacaaaattatttcaagtgccTGGAtaaatgatttaacatttttatttttagatatataAAAAGAGAGTTATTGTTTGCAAATCAAAAAGATTGCTTTCATAGGCACTGGTGACAGTGTTAGTCCCACAATATTAAAAAGACTTTCatttttatctttttgttttttggtttttgtaTTTGTACAAAGGCAAAGTAAATTATGACAATAAATTTGCTTAAAACGACTATTTTCTATTTGTATgattgattttcaattgtttttaaaaaaaaaactaaagttagattttatgattttatttttagttattttgatgatgtattttcataatattttaatacgCTTTAATTTGTTCATCTGATACAtacttttttaattaaaattaaatgataattttttaattaaaattaaatgaccatgtgaatttaaaatataattaaaataaaaatctccATAAATTTTctttaagttttaaaaaaatagtaaatcatgtattttaagattgttcttgtagcattaaaaagtgaattttgaaacgtaataataaagtaaataattatatatgataattcctaatattattaaatttgtgtcctttttgtattttttattatttaaactatatttttaattgttatttgatttaagaataaaaatgagcatttgttcagTCACGCTTTTGACTTTTTCTAGTTTTAAAATATTAGTCAAACGAGTTACCAATGTTTagttgtttatttttatttttagattttattttc
This genomic stretch from Malania oleifera isolate guangnan ecotype guangnan chromosome 3, ASM2987363v1, whole genome shotgun sequence harbors:
- the LOC131151267 gene encoding uncharacterized protein LOC131151267: MGEGKEIAGGGKVMDVSLKELSRKLEEFAMARDWERYHSPRNLLLAMVGEVGELSEIFQWRGEVERGLPDWEEAEKEHLGEELSDVLLYLVRLADMCAIDLADAASKKLLKNAVKYPPTTIA